One Lampris incognitus isolate fLamInc1 chromosome 14, fLamInc1.hap2, whole genome shotgun sequence DNA window includes the following coding sequences:
- the LOC130123971 gene encoding vang-like protein 2 has protein sequence MDNESQYSGYSYKSSHSRSSRKHRDRRDRHRSKSRESSSRGDKSVTIQAPGEPLLDAESTRGDDRDDNWGETTTVVTGTSEHSVSNEDLTRVSKELEESTPLECKRFVGPALGGCLSLFALITPLAFLVLPQVLWRDTLDPCGTPCEGLYVSLAFKLLVLLISSWALFLRPPRATLPRFFVFRCLLMVLVFLFVASYWLFYGVRVLEPRERDYRGIVEYAASLVDALLFIQYLALVLLEVRHLQPAFCLKVVRTTDGASKFYNVGHLSIQRAAVWVLDRYYSDFPVYNPALLNLPKSILSKKMTGFKVYSLDENPTNNSTGQSRAMIAAAARRRDNSHNEYYYEEAEMDRRIRKRKARLVVAVEEAFTHIKRLHEDEVASSPKHPREVMDPREAAQAIFAPMARAMQKYLRTTRQQPFHSMESILTHLQFCITHNMTPKAFLERYLTPGPTMQYQRENGRGRQWTLVSEEPVTTALRQGLVFSLRRLDFSLVVTVTPLPFLRLGEEFIDPKSHKFVMRLQSETSV, from the exons ATGGACAACGAGTCGCAGTACTCGGGCTACTCCTACAAGTCCTCTCACTCCCGCAGTTCCCGCAAgcacag GGATCGCAGGGACAGGCACCGGTCTAAGAGCCGAGAAAGTAGCAGCCGTGGAGATAAATCAGTCACCATCCAGGCTCCCGGGGAGCCCCTGCTGGATGCAGAGTCCACCCGTGGAGATGACAGG GATGACAACTGGGGCGAGACCACCACAGTGGTCACTGGTACCTCGGAGCACAGCGTCTCCAACGAAGATCTGACACGCGTCTCCAAAGAACTAGAGGAGTCCACTCCGCTGGAGTGCAAGCGCTTCGTTGGCCCAGCGCTGGGCGGCTGCCTCAGCCTCTTTGCCCTGATCACCCCTCTGGCCTTCCTGGTCCTCCCCCAGGTACTGTGGCGTGACACCCTGGACCCATGTGGCACGCCCTGCGAAGGCCTCTATGTTTCACTGGCCTTCAAACTCCTGGTCCTCCTCATCTCCTCCTGGGCACTGTTCCTCAGACCACCTCGTGCCACCCTGCCACGGTTCTTTGTCTTCCGCTGTCTGCTGATGGTACTGGTGTTCCTATTCGTGGcgtcctattggctgttctatgGCGTGCGTGTGCTGGAGCCCAGGGAGAGGGACTATAGGGGGATCGTGGAGTACGCCGCCTCGCTGGTGGACGCCCTCCTCTTCATCCAGTACCTGGCCCTGGTGTTGCTTGAGGTCAGACACCTACAGCCGGCCTTTTGCCTCAAGGTGGTCAGGACCACGGATGGAGCAAGCAAGTTCTACAATGTGGGCCACCTCAG CATCCAGCGGGCAGCCGTCTGGGTTTTAGACCGTTATTACAGCGACTTCCCTGTCTACAACCCTGCCCTGCTCAACCTGCCCAAGTCCATCCTCTCAAAGAAGATGACTGGTTTCAAGGTTTACTCTCTGGATG AGAACCCCACCAATAACTCTACAGGCCAGTCTCGGGCCATGATAGCAGCAGCCGCAAGGAGGAGAGACAATTCCCACAACGAATACTACTATGAGGAGGCTGAGATGGACCGTAGGATCCGCAAACGCAAGGCCAG GCTGGTAGTAGCAGTTGAGGAGGCCTTCACACACATCAAGCGCCTTCATGAGGACGAGGTCGCGTCTTCCCCTAAACACCCCAGAGAGGTGATGGATCCCCGGGAGGCTGCCCAGGCCATTTTTGCCCCCATGGCCAGAGCCATGCAGAAGTACCTGAGGACCACCCGTCAGCAGCCCTTCCACAGCATGGAGAGCATCCTCACACATCTTCAGTTCTGCATCACGCACAacatgacccccaag GCCTTCCTGGAGCGCTACCTCACCCCCGGCCCCACCATGCAGTACCAGAGAGAGAACGGCAGAGGGCGCCAATGGACACTGGTGAGCGAGGAGCCAGTGACCACCGCCCTGCGCCAGGGCCTGGTCTTCTCGCTGCGGCGCCTCGACTTCTCCTTGGTCGTCACGGTGACGCCCCTCCCCTTCCTTCGCCTTGGTGAGGAGTTCATCGACCCCAAGAGCCACAAGTTTGTCATGAGGCTGCAGTCAGAGACGTCGGTGTAG